The Limisphaera ngatamarikiensis nucleotide sequence TCTTCCATGCAGAGTTTGAGGGTGCGGGCGGAGATGTTCCAGATTTCGGTGAGGCGCGCGTCGCTGCAGCGGAAGGCGCCGCGGTATTCGACGGGGTAGGTGGCTTCGACGATGCCGGCGTAACGGATGCGGACGGGGTTGTGGAAGTTGCGCAGGGTGAGGAAGACGTATCGGCCGGAGCGACGCTGGACGGAGGTGTATTGGTTGCGGCCGGCGCGGGTGATGTAGCGCAGGGCGTTGCGGTTGCCCCAGGACCACTGGATGCGTCCGTCGGGTGCGATGTATTCGACGGCGGCCATGTCCACGATCACGCCCGGGTCCGCCTGGAGGTCGAAGGTCCAGTAGCCCACCCGTTGTTCGCCGAGGTCCAGGAGCAGTTCGACGTCGCCGCGCGGGCCGGGGTGGATGACGGTGGTTTCGGCGTTGTCGTGGAGCATGGCGGCGGGGTGCTCGAGGGTGACGGGGGTGTCTTCCAGGATCTGGCGGGACGGGAACCGCCAGAAGATGTCTTCAACGAACATGGTTTCCGGCGGCAAGGTTTTGCACCGGGTTCCCAGCGTCTCGCGGAGGCGCGGGATGTTGGTGACGGTTTGGAGCCACCGATCGGTTTGTTCCTCGTAGGAGCGGGCCAGCCGGGCCAGGTGCGGGTCGAGATCGCTGAATTGCACCCAGAGCAGGTCGTTGGTGGCGTGGGCGAATTCGGGGAGCTCGATGAAGACCCACGGGTTGGGGGCCCGGGGATCGAGCGGATTGACCAGTTGATACCCTTCGGGTTCGAGGAACCGGACGGCTTTTTCCTTGTCGTGACCGAAGAGGCGGCGTGGGAAGCCGAGCAGGAGATGTTGTCCGGGGGCCAGTTCCAGGTCACCTTCCACGGGCCGGCCGTTGAGGGAGAGTTTCATGCCCTCGTTTCGGATGCGGGCGCGGGTGGGTTGGCGGACTTCGAGGAGGGTGGCCATGCCGAAGCCGCAACTGGTGTGGTGGTTGGCTTCGATGAGGCCGGGGTTGACGAGTCGGGCGGCCGGCACGCAGAAGTTCCAGCCTTCGGCCCGGACGGTGCGGGCGTGGAGGAGGGTTTTGAATGCGGCCGGTGTACGGGTCAGCAGGGCGACGTCGCGGGGGCGCAGGTCCTGCCATGGGCCGCCCGTGGCGGGAAACAACACGCGGGCCGGTCGGAACCGGAGGGGTTCGGCCTCGCGTGCATCGAACCATTCGCAGGGTCCCATCTGAATGCTGATTTTCGGCGTGCGCGGCAGCAGGGCGGGGAAGAGGGCCACTTCCCAGGACCGGTCGGTGCCGAGGGTGAGGGTTCGACCCGAAGCGGTTTGGAGGTCGAGTTGGGCCAGCAAACCGGCCTGTTGGGGGATGCGGTGGAAATCGCCGACGCCGAAGTACCGTGCCAGGACGCGGATTTCGTTGGGGCCGGGTTGGAGGTACGGTGTGACGTCCAGGACGTCGTACTGGTAGTGGTTGGGCCAGCTTCGGCACGGGCCGTCGTTGACCCATGTGCCGTTGATCCAGAGCCGGTACCAGCTGTCTGCGGTGATGCGGAGGGTGGCGCGCCGGACGGGTTCGAGTCGGACCGTTTTGCGGGCGAGGATGGCCTGGTTGTACGCGTGAACGTCACCGTCGCGGGCCCAGATCCATTGAGCCACCCACGGTTGGTCCGGACCGGGTGCGGTTGCGTGAGCCTGTGGCTGAACGGGTGGCGTGGGGGCGGCGATGAGGGTGGAGCTGCAGCCCAGCAGGGCGAGGAGGAACCGGAGGAGTTGGATCGGCCCGCGTTGCATGGGCCCATGTAGGCCCGGGTTTCCCGGCGGGTCAAGCCCGACCGTGCACCTGATGATGGCGTTGATCTGCCCCGAAGGGGATATGGTCGGTTCCGGGGGGCGTTTGAGGGAACCGATTGCCCTGCTCCATTGGGTTCAAAGGGGGCACGAGAACATCATGGCTCCGGTTCAGCGGGCATTAGGACGAGGTTGAGTGGTGGTGGGGTTTGGCGCGGGGCGGGTTGCCGGTGGATGTTTTGTTGGCGGGGGCCTGGTTTCGGGAGGGGTTGGGGGGCGTCGGGGTTTGCGACTTAACCGGCGCAGGGCGGATTTGCGCGGCACGGGCGGCTTGTCGTGGGGCCCGCTGCCGGTTAGGCTCCGGGGTGCGGGCTTGGAATGGGTCCGGGCCCGAACAGAACCGCTCAACCGAGGACGTCATGAAACCATCACGTTTGTTGTTTCCGGGGTTTGTTCTGGGGATGGGAGTTTTGGGGTGGTGCTCGGCGGTGGGGGCCGAGTTTCCGCCGAGCGGACCGGATCCGCGGTGGATTCCGCACGACCGGACGCGGCCGCGCCCGCCGGTGATTGTGCCGGCGACGCCCAGCACGCAGGCCGAGCCGGGTCGGCCTCCGTCGGATGCGGTTGTGTTGTTTGACGGGAAGGATTTGTCGGCGTGGTGTGCGATGGACGGTTCGCCCTCGAAGTGGGTGGTGCGGGATGGTTACATGGAATGCACGCCGGGCAGTGGTTATATACGGACCCGTCGGTGTTTTGGGGACGTGCAGCTGCACCTTGAATGGGCGGCGCCGGCCAAGCCGCAGGGGTCGGGTCAGGGCCGGGGCAACAGCGGCCTGTTTTTCGGGTTGGATCGCTACGAGGTTCAGATTCTGGACTCGTACGAGAACGAGACCTATGCGGACGGCCAGGCCGGGGCGATTTACGGGCAGTATCCGCCGCTGGTGAACGCCTCGCGCCCGCCGGGCGAATGGCAGACCTATGATGTGGTTTATCTGGCGCCGCGGTTTGACGGGGAGGGCCGGCTGGTGAGCCCGGCGCGGTTGACCGTCTTTCACAACGGGGTGTTGATTCACTACCATGTGCCGCTGACCGGTCCGACCCAGTGGATCAACCGTCCCCCGTACGGTGCGCATCCGGAGAAACTGCCGATCAGCCTGCAAGACCACGGGAATCCGGTCCGGTTCCGTAACATCTGGGTGCGCGAGTTGGGGCCGCCCTCGAAGCCGGAGTACATGTTGTCGCGAAGTTTGCTGGACCGGTACGCGGGCCGGTACGACCAGCTCACGATCAGCCGCGAGGGGGACCATCTGGTGGCGCGGATCGGGGGTGAATCAGTGGTTTTGTACGCCGAGTCGGAGACGAAGTTTTTTGGGAAATCCACGGACTTGCAGATCGAGTTCAAGCCCGGTCCGGACGGTGAGGTGAACGAGTTGATCTGGTCGGTGGGTGAGGGGGCCAATCGCGCGACACGGCGTCGGTAGGATTGGGACTCGTTTTGTGAGCCGGGTTTGGGCCGGTCCGGCCGCGCTGGCGGCGGGTTGGAGGGGTTTTGGTGGGTTGGGCGCGGCGCCGGGCCGGCGGGTTCCACGGGTTGGTTGAACCTGCAAGTGCCGCGGCGGTTGGTTTGGTTCCGGCTGCTGTGGACCGTGGGTGGTTGTGGCGGCTTTGCGGTCGCAGAGATGGGGCTGCGGGGCCGGCGGTGGCTGCGCCCTTTTGAGGAGTGTTGGGCGGTGGGGGAGCCTTGTTGTCAGGCGGTGGTGTTTTCGGCGGTTTTGGTGGCTGTGGGGGTGCCTGGAGTTTGACCGTCCAGACAGGCACGCACGGCGGTGGCGAGCCTGGTGGGTGTGAATGGCTTGGGTAGAAATGCGCCGGGCAGTTGGTTGATTTCACTGCCGACGACCTCCTGGCTGTAACCGCTGGAGAAGAGCACCTTGAGGTCGGGCCGGTCCTTTCGGAGCTCGGCCACCAGTTGGGTGCCGCTGATTCCGCCGGGCATGACCATGTCGGTGATCACCAGGTCGATCTGGTTGCGGTGTTGTTTCCAGAGTTGCAGTGCCTCGCGGCCGTTGGCGGCGGCGAAGACCTGGTAACCGAGCCGGCGCAGTCCATTGGTGAGCATGACGCGCAATGGGGCTTCGTCTTCGACGGCGAGGATGGTTTCTTTGCCGCGGGGCACGCTTTGGGGCTGGTCCGTCCGGGCGGCGCTCTTGCGCGGCGCGGGTTGCAGGGCCGGGAAGTAGATGCGGAAGGTGCTACCCTTGCCGGGCTGGCTTTCGACTTCGATCCAGCCGTTGTGTTGTTTGACGATGCCGTAGACGGTGGCCAGGCCGAGCCCGGAGCCCTTGCCGAAGGGCTTGGTGGTGAAGAAGGGTTCGAAGATGCGTTGGAGGGTTTCCGGGTCCATGCCGATTCCCGTGTCGGTGACCGTGAGGCAGACGTGACGGCCCGGCACGGCATCGGCCCAGCGTTGGAGGTGTGTGTCGGTGATCTCCGTGGTTTCGGTTCGAACGATGAGGGCCCCGCCGTTGGGCATGGCATCGCGGGCGTTGACGGCCAGGTTGACGATGACCTGTTCGAGCATGCCCGGGTCGGCGTGGATGGGGGCGAGGGCGGGGTCGAGCTGCAGGACCAATTCGATGTGCTCACCCAGGAGGCGACGGAGCATTTTGACCATGTCATGGACCACCTCGTTGAGGTTGGTGGGCCTGGCCTGCATGATTTGTTTGCGGCTGAAGGCCAGCAGTTGGCGGGTGAGATTGGCGGCGCGTGTGGCAGCCTGCTGGATTTCCTGGACGGAATCGCGCACGGCGGCCGGCAGGTTTTCCTCGGAGAGGAGCAAACCGGTGTGGCCCAGGATCACGGTCAGGACGTTGTTGTAATCGTGGGCGACGCCGGCTGCCAGTTGACCGACCGACTCCAGACGCTGCATCTGGCGGAGTTGCCGTTCCAGTTGCCGGCGCTCGGACAGGTCGCGGCCGATGCATTCGAATCCCACGAGCTCGCCGTTGCGGTGGAGGGGCTGCGGATGCAGTTCCAGGATACGTTCCCTGCCGTTCCGAGGGGCCAGGCGGACTTCGAAGGGTGCGCAGGGCCGGTTCTCCCGGAGGGTGCGCAAGGCCTGTTCCCATCGGGGCCGATCCTCCGGGTGGATGAGCTCGGCGAAGCTTGTGTTGTGGAGGGTTTCCCGTGGTTGATCGAATGCCTTTTCGGCCGCGCGGTTCACGGCGGTGAGGCGGCCGTTGAGGTCGAGCATCAGGACGGCGTCGCCGGCGTTTTCGAACAGGTCTTCGTAGCGTTGCTTCAGTTCGAGCCGGGCACGGAACTGTTCCTCCAGTTGTTGGGTTTGCGCCCGGACCTTGCGTCGGAGGGTCAGGCTCCAGGCCAGGCCCAATGCTGCGGCCGTGGCCGTGACTGCGCCGATCCAGGCCAGATGCTGTCGCGTCAGCCAGGGCGGTTCGGAGACCAGGCGCAGATCGGCCGTGGCGGCGGTCATGATGCGGACCGATCGCGGTCGTCCCCATTCGTCGGTTTGGCGCCGGCAGACGCCGGTGACGGCCACCTGGCTGCCTGGTTTCCATGCGGCGAGGGATTTGGCTGCGCGCTCGGGGAGGTAGACGTGGAGCAATTGGCCGGCGTCGTCCAGCAGCAGGTACGGACGGCCCGATGTGGCCTGGTTTTCGACGAGCGTGCCCTGGACCATGACGCGGCGGGCCTCAAGTTCAGGGCTGAGCAGGGCCGTGGCCGTGGCCTTGATGGGGTCGGGCAGAGGCCCCTTGCCGATGACGCGGGCCTTTGCCTGTTCCATGGTGGCCGATCCGATTCCTGCGGTGGGGAAGCCCAGGATCTCGACCTGATCACCCGGGCCGGGAACAGGCTCCGGCACCTGCAGCCACAAACCGCCGGTGCCATCTTCCACGGCCATCCATCCGTTGGTTTGGGCGAAGGTGACCACGGCGCGAATTTTGGTGAGAGCCGGCGCACTCCGGCGACCGGGCGCGGTGAGGAGTTCCCGGATGGGGGTGACGGGGCGATCCCAGGGGTCCCGCGGCACCGGTTCCTGGAACTCGAGGAATGTTTCGCCGGGGATGTGCAGGGTGACGCCGGTCAACTGGCGCAGGGCGTTGAAGCGGGAGCCCACCACGCCCCGGGCCCGGACTTCCAATCCGATCCACGCCTCGGGAACCGGCCGCTCACCCCACCCGGGGATCCATGCCTGGATTCCGCTGCGGGGCGTATGCAATTCCAATTCGAGGTTGGGTCCGACGCGGCGTGCGGCCCGGATTTGGGCCTGGAGTTCGCACCATGTGGCGTCGAGCAATCCTGAGAACAGGGACAGTTCCCGTGCCGGAGCGGGGCGGAGGGGCTCGCCGTGGCCCAGCAAGGTAACCCTGGCCTGTTCAATGACCGGCGCATAGCCTCCGGGGCCGGTGACGCCCTGGACCCGAACGCGGTCGCCCGGGCGCAGGGGTGCCGGTGGTTCGGCGCATTGGACGTAAATGCCGGAGTCCTCTTGTTGGACGAACAACACCCCCCAGTTGGGGTCGTGATAGGTGACGACGGCTTCGAGAAGGACGGGGGCACGGGCGGAGGCTTGTTCCGGTGTCAGGGCACGGATTTCTGCGATGGAGCGGAAGACGCGGTTGGTGGGAGCGCCGTCGGTTGGGAGGGAGGGCTCGCGGAGGCGGAACACGGCTTCTTCCAAGCGGACCTCGTTGGTTCCGTGGAGAACCGGGAATCCTGCGGCCTCAACCCGGCTGCCATTGGTCAGGACGAGGGGGAGGGTACTTTGCACCAGGATCCGGCCGGTTCCGTCGGAGAGGACGAACGATTGGCCGACCACCTGATCGTAGGCGCGGCCCCGAACGCGCCGGAGGGAAAGCACCTGTTTCTGGTTTAGGGTGGCCTGGAGCCCGGCGACCGTGCTGATGGGCGCTTCAAATGGGTCTTCGGGCGTGGCCAGCACAACCTGGACGTCCTCCAAGCCCTTGACAAGAACTTCCAAGGGAAGCAGGCCTTCGCCCTTTTGGCTGCTGGGGACCCGCAGTCCGATCACCCGAATCGTGTCATAGAGCAAGGGCGTGAGCGTCTCCGGAGGGGCTTGTCGGAGGTAAACGCGCAGGCGGCCCACGCCCGTGTCCAGGAGGATCATGCCCCGTTGACCGGCCCAGGACTCAACCGCACGAGCCACGCCTCCAATGGAGATCCGCTTGAGGTCGTTCAGGTTGTTGGTCAGTTGATGCCACGGCAACTGGACCGGGTCGGGTAACCGGCCCGGGCCCAGCACCTCCACGTACATCTGCGCGATGCGACGGCTGTTGCCCGACAAGTAGGTGGTGCCCGTGACACGGACGCGGTCGCCGGCCCCGCAACCGTTGAGGTCTCCGGTGGGCTCGAGGAAGGTGGCCCCGGTTTCGTCCTGCAAGTAGAACAGCCGCCAATCCGGGTCCTCGTAGAGTACGACCCCTTCCAACCGGACCGGCAGACCGTGAGCGAATTCTTCGATCGGCACGGAATAGAATTGCAGGACCGAGGTGATCGGGGCGGGCGGGTTGGGCCCGTTTCCGGCATCGGCCCGGTGCCATGACCCCAACCAGAGGATCAGAGCGCACGCCAGCGGTCTGACCCGGTCGTGAAAGCTGCAGCTCTTCATGCGCACGTCCGGCGGTTGGCCCTCGCTTGCGAGGTCCAAGCCCGTTCATCGGCTGAATGCGGGAAAACTTGAGCCCTTCAAGCCGGTTTTTGGGGGCCGGGTAGGGCTCGTTGGTTTCAAAAGGGGTGGCAAGAGGGTGGGCCCGGGGGGGGTCCGGCCGTTGGGGGAGCCGGGTGGGACGGGGCATGCCATGTGCCTGAGGGAGGGTCAGTTTCGGGGTGACTGCTCGGGCGGGGCTGTGTCGAACCGGCTGCCAAAGGACCGGGCAAGGAGAGCACGGGCGGCGGGGACCGGCTGTGCGGTCGGGGTCACGGCGCGGCCGTGGGAGACAGGCGCGTGGTGGGTTGAAGGCTGAGAGGTCCTCGAGCTTGGGGACCGGCCGGGTCGGGCGAGGGGGTGTATCCGGCTGGTTGGGTTTGGCGGGGTTGGTTGGGATTGGCGGGGTGATGGGTCGGGGATTTGCGGTGTTTTTTCGAAAAGGCTTGGCAGGGGCGGCGGACACGGTTTTACTCTGGGCCGGGGCACGCGGTCGGAGCCTGGGAACCCCGGACCGCGGCCGTCCCAAGCCAAACCAATCACCAGCAAACCAACCAATTGCTTATGTCAAAGAGACCTCTGAATGTCGGCCTGGTCGGTGGTGGACGCGGCGCGTTCATCGTCCATCCCCATCAGCGAGCGATCAACATGGACGGCACCCGGCGGGTCACGGCCGGGGCGTTGTTCCCGGATCCGAAGATTGCGTTGGAAGAGGCAGCGAACTGGGCCTATCCCATTCGCGGCTACGGCTCCTACGACGAGATGATCGCGGCCAATGCCTCGTTACCGGACGAGGAGAAGCTGGACTATATTTTGATCGTCACGCCGAATCATGTGCATTTTGACCCGGCCATGAAGGCGTTGAAGGCCGGGATTCCGGTGTTTTGTGAAAAGCCGCTGTGCCTGAATCTCAAGGAGGCCAACGCCCTGGTGAAGGAGGTGCGGAAGCGTAACATCCCGTTCGGCGTGGCCCACACGTATTTGGGGCACTGGACGACCCGGCTGTCCCGGTTCATTGTGCGCAGCGGTCTGATCGGCGAGGTTCGCTGGGTGGACAGCTACTACCTGCAGGGCTGGCTGGCCACGAAGCTGGAGGCTACGGGTCAACAACAGGCCTCGTGGCGGGTGGACCCCAAACGGGCCGGCGTTTCAGGCTGCGGAGGCGACATCGGGACGCACGCGCTGATGCATCTGCGGTATGTCACCGGTCTGGAGGTGACGCATGTCAGTGCGCAGCTGGAGACCTTCGTGGAAGGGCGTCCTTTGGACGACCATTTCACGGTCTATTGCCGGCTCAACAACGGTGGCAAGGCCCTGGTCCGGGCCTCGCAGATCTGCATCGGCCACAAGAACGATCTCGGCATCCTGATCGCCGGGACGAAGGGCACGGTGGAATGGCGTCAGGAGGAGCCGGAGAAACTGGTGGTGTACCTGAACGGGCAACCCGACCGGGTGTATTGGCGGGGTGCGGTGACGCCGGGCGACGGGTTCCTGCCCAAGGATATGCCGGCGGATCTGCTGGCCGAAGTGACCATTCCCAGTGGGCATCCCGAAGGGTTCCACGACGCCTTTGCCCGGTTGCACCGCTGTTTTGAGGCGGATGTGCGGGCGTGGAAGGAGGGCAAACCGTTCCAGTGCGACGGGTCCAAGTACGCCAATGTCGAGGACGGCTGGATGGGGATTGCCTTCCTTGAGACCTGCGTCAAGAGCAGCAAGAACAAGGGCGCCTGGACGGCCATGCCCAAGAAGATCTGAGCGCCGTGGAGTTGCGACGGCCCGTGACCGGGGTGGGTTGCGGGCCGTTTTTCTTTTCGATGCATGCGGGGCGGGTGCCGGTCCGGGTTCGGTTGGTCGGGCGATTCCGGGCATTCGGTTGGGGTGGGGTTGGCCCGGGTTGCAGCCCTGCGGCTGAGCGGGCGTGGGGGTGCTGTCGGCCGGTGCCCTGTCCCCGGGTCCGGCGCGGGGCCGGAACCCGGGGGGCGCTTGTTGCATGCGCGGGAAAAAGCGTTTGACCCGCGGGGCGGGATGCGACTACTTTTGCCGCGGTATGAATGGTTGGCTGAACCTGCTGCTGTTGTCGGGCGCGCTGCGTGGCCGCGGCGCGGCGGCAGGGTTTTGAGTTTTCCGAATGATGGAATTTCGATGAAACCCCGCTGCCGCCCGGCAGCGGGGTTTCCGTTTTCCCGTTGACCGGAGCCCGGCAGCCCAACTTTGAACGAGCCATGTTGAAAGAACCCTGGACCAAGTATCAGCCGTTTCCGCCGGTGCATTTGCCGGATCGCCAGTGGCCGAACCGTGTGCTGACGCGCGCGCCAATCTGGTGCAGCGTGGACCTGCGCGACGGCAACCAGGCGCTGGCGATTCCGATGAACGTCAGCCAGAAGCTGGAGATGTTTCACACGCTGGTGAAGATCGGGTTCAAGGAGATCGAGGTGGGGTTCCCCTCGGCCTCCAACACCGAGTTCACCTTTAACCGGCGGTTGATCGAGGAGAATCGGATTCCGCCCGATGTATGGATTCAGGTGTTGGTGCAGGCGCGGGAGGACCTGATCGAGCGGACGATCGAATCGCTGGTGGGCGCGCGGCGGGTGATCATTCACATGTACAACTCCACCTCCCCGGCGCAGCGCCGCGTGGTGTTCAACATGACCAGGGACCAGATCATCCAGATGGCCATGCGGGGCGCCCGGATGATCAAGGAACGCCTGCCGCGGCTCAAAGGAACCGAGGTCCGGTTCCAGTATTCGCCGGAGAGTTTTTCCGCCACCGAGGTTGAATTTGCCAAAGAGGTGGCCGAGGCGGTGATGGAGGTGTGGCAACCGACGCCGGAGAACAAGATGATTTTGAACCTGCCGGACACGGTGGAGGTGGCCATGCCCAACGTGTACGCCGACCAGGTGGAGTGGATCTGCCGGAACATCCGCAACCGCGAGTCGCTCATCATCAGCGTGCACACGCACAACGACCGTGGGACCGGCACGGCCAAAACGGAGCTGGCGTTGCTGGCCGGGGCGGAGCGGGTGGAGGGCACGTTGTTCGGCAATGGCGAACGTACGGGCAACCTGGACATTGTGACCGTGGCGCTGAACATGTACATGCACGGGATCGATCCCGGGCTGGACTTCAGCGACATCAACCGGTTGCGGGAGGTGTACGAGCGTTGCACCGGGATGACAGTGCCGCCGCGGCATCCCTACGCCGGCGAGCTGGTCTTCACCGCCTTCAGCGGATCGCATCAGGACGCCATTCGCAAGGGCCTGCGCGAATGGAACGAAGGCCGGCGACAGTATTGGGATGTGCCCTATCTGCCGATTGACCCGCGCGACATCGGTCGCCAGTACCGGGAAGTGATCCGCGTCAACAGTCAGTCCGGCAAGGGCGGCGTGGCCTACCTGTTGGAGAACGAGTATGGGATCGAGCTGCCGAAGGAATTGCAACGCGAGTTTGGTCCGATTGCCAACGACGAGGTGGACCGTCTCGGGCGCGAGGTGAGCGGCGCGGAATTGAAGGCGATGTTCTGGCGGGAGTATGTGGAGCGGACGGAGCCCTGGGAACTGGTCAATTTCGAGTCGCACGGCCGGGACGGCAAGGTCGAGTGTGTGGCGCACCTGAAGCGGAATGGGGAACCGGTGGAGGTGCGCGGGCAGGGGAACGGACCGCTGGCGGCGCTGGTGCACGGGTTGGTGGCCAGCGGTGTGCCGCGGTTTGAAATTGTGCACTACAGCGAGCACGCCCTGAGTGCGGGGGAGGAGGCCAGCGCCATTGCCTACATCCAGATCCGGTTCCATGACGGGCGGACCCGTTGGGGCGCGGGCGTGGACACCAACATTGAACTGGCGGGCGTGCGCGCGGTGTTAAGCGCCCTCAACCGCGCGTCGGATTGAGCCCCGGGGTCGAACCCGGTGCGGGGGACCTGACCCGGCGGGGCCTTTTCGGCCGGCGGGGAATCGGCAGGTGTCCGGGGCCGGTTGGTGGGGTTAGAACAGCTCCGGCTGCGCGGTGCCGCCGCCCGGGCCCGGCCGGGACGTTGGATGGGCGTTCTCCAGGACACCGGCCTCGATGAGGAGTTTGCGGAAGGCCGCCTCGTCCAGAACCGGCACGCCGAGGGCCCGTGCTTTGTCGAGTTTGGATCCCGGGCTTTCGCCCGCGACGACATAGTCGGTGTTTTTGCTCACCGAACTGGCGACGTGGCCGCCGGCCTTGCGGATGAGTTCGGAGGCTTCCTCGCGGGTCCAGGCGGCGAGGGTGCCGGTGAGGACAAAGGTTTTGCCGGCCAGAGGTCCCTGGCCGGAGGCGGTTCGGGCGCCGCGGGGGTGAATCTTTAGGGCCCGGAGTCGTTCCAGGACCCGCCGACCGGTTGGGGAAGCGAAGTAATCGAGCACGCTGCGTGCGGCCACGGGTCCCACCCGGGTGACGAAGGCGGGGAATCCCCCTTCACTCCGTGCGGCCGGGCGCGCGAATCCGGCTTCGACGAGTTCCTTGCCGATGCGTTCGGCCTCGCGGCGGAGGGCTTCGTACTGTTCGGCGCGGCGCCGGAATTCCGTCCCGGTTTGGGGCGGGTTTTTGCGGGAATTCGGGTTGACCGTTTCGGCCTGGCGTGCGATTTCCTCGAGCCGTACCACGCCCTGGAGAAGGCGGGAACGGGCGACGCTTTCGAGGTCTTCGTGGAAGGAGGCGATGTCGTGGGCGGTGACCTCACCCACGTTGGGGATGGCCAGGGCGAAGAGCCAGCGGGCGAGCGGGAGTGACCGTGCCCGTTCGAGCGCTTCGAGGACCTTGCGGGCGTTTTTTTCGCCGAACACGCGCGGGGCTTCGGCGGTGCCGAGGTTGAGTCGGGCCAGGTCCTCCAGCTTCAGCTCGTAGAGGTCGAGTGGTTCGTCCACAAGACCGCTTTCGATCAGCTTCTCCGCCACGATGCCGCCGATGCCCTCGATGTCGAGGGCCTTGCGCTGGGTGAAGAATTCCAGGCGACGGATTTTCTGGGCGGGACAACCCGCCACGTTTTGGCAGCGCCAGGCCACCTCCTGTCCTTCGCCGGTGGCGATAGGTTCCTTGGCGATGGGGCCGCCGCAGGCCGGGCAGCGGCCGCCGACGAACTCGTACAGGTCGAAGGGCCTGGTGCCGGGCGGCCGTTTGCTTTTGACCACCTCAACCACCTCGGGAATCACCATGCCCGCCTTGCGGATCACCACGGTGTCGCCGATGCGGATGTCTTTGCGCCGGATTTCGTCCTCGTTGTGGAGGGTGGCGCGGGAGATGGTGGAACCCTGGACGAACACGGGTTCCAATTCCGCC carries:
- the leuA gene encoding 2-isopropylmalate synthase, with the translated sequence MLKEPWTKYQPFPPVHLPDRQWPNRVLTRAPIWCSVDLRDGNQALAIPMNVSQKLEMFHTLVKIGFKEIEVGFPSASNTEFTFNRRLIEENRIPPDVWIQVLVQAREDLIERTIESLVGARRVIIHMYNSTSPAQRRVVFNMTRDQIIQMAMRGARMIKERLPRLKGTEVRFQYSPESFSATEVEFAKEVAEAVMEVWQPTPENKMILNLPDTVEVAMPNVYADQVEWICRNIRNRESLIISVHTHNDRGTGTAKTELALLAGAERVEGTLFGNGERTGNLDIVTVALNMYMHGIDPGLDFSDINRLREVYERCTGMTVPPRHPYAGELVFTAFSGSHQDAIRKGLREWNEGRRQYWDVPYLPIDPRDIGRQYREVIRVNSQSGKGGVAYLLENEYGIELPKELQREFGPIANDEVDRLGREVSGAELKAMFWREYVERTEPWELVNFESHGRDGKVECVAHLKRNGEPVEVRGQGNGPLAALVHGLVASGVPRFEIVHYSEHALSAGEEASAIAYIQIRFHDGRTRWGAGVDTNIELAGVRAVLSALNRASD
- the ligA gene encoding NAD-dependent DNA ligase LigA produces the protein MTLAEARARHAQLVREIRAHDHAYYVEARPIISDREYDRLFQELLDLERQFPELVTPDSPSQRVGGEPLEGFRRVRHRVPMLSLEKIRPADHPTRAEEPDDARRKQRQDQNTLNELRTWDLNLRKQLRVDRLEYVLEPKVDGVSISVHFENGRFVLGVTRGDGSTGDDITANLRTIRSIPLVLSVKDPPPYLEVRGEAYMAQKDFEALNRQLESAGEEPFPNARNATAGTLKLLDPRQVARRPLRAVFYGVGHCEGVEFRTHAEVLETLRRFGLPTQPCWWLCRDMEHLLEVYHREVVANYDETRDLRTRLPYEIDGIVIKVNDMTLWPRIPARARAPGYAIVHKPIHWIEPAETVLKGITVQVGRTGVLTPVAELEPVFVQGSTISRATLHNEDEIRRKDIRIGDTVVIRKAGMVIPEVVEVVKSKRPPGTRPFDLYEFVGGRCPACGGPIAKEPIATGEGQEVAWRCQNVAGCPAQKIRRLEFFTQRKALDIEGIGGIVAEKLIESGLVDEPLDLYELKLEDLARLNLGTAEAPRVFGEKNARKVLEALERARSLPLARWLFALAIPNVGEVTAHDIASFHEDLESVARSRLLQGVVRLEEIARQAETVNPNSRKNPPQTGTEFRRRAEQYEALRREAERIGKELVEAGFARPAARSEGGFPAFVTRVGPVAARSVLDYFASPTGRRVLERLRALKIHPRGARTASGQGPLAGKTFVLTGTLAAWTREEASELIRKAGGHVASSVSKNTDYVVAGESPGSKLDKARALGVPVLDEAAFRKLLIEAGVLENAHPTSRPGPGGGTAQPELF